The following proteins are encoded in a genomic region of Nitrospira sp.:
- a CDS encoding DUF262 domain-containing protein translates to MTRKTVKPESQAARTLVTEPYDEDLQWDDEIHQDISPGGESEVVVYSRDWTIATIIHQIEQKNIDLNPKFQRRNAWNDDKRSMLIESLIAGLPVPEIVLAEDPNKRKAFIVIDGKQRLLTIAGYVDPTVEYWGKAELKKLQLRKELNTKTYEQLKSENALADEYREFMNADVRCTIISNFKSDDTLYDIFYRLNTGSVPLSTQELRQVLHKGPFADYLIQITNTTEPLHRIMRLNGPDTRLRDVEIVLRFIAIVLFGPEYEGNLKKFLDEAMKRVTTDWTRLEPIVAKIYSDMNCAITNLVKVLGEKAVGRKFVDGDWEGRFNRALFEVEAFYFRLIPDAKIAGGKRKFVAGLQKLFDNPEFRASVEATTKTKDRYELRFRRFQELVNASFGTNINELPIVA, encoded by the coding sequence ATGACGAGGAAAACAGTGAAGCCCGAATCTCAGGCCGCCAGAACGCTAGTGACTGAGCCTTATGACGAAGACCTACAGTGGGATGACGAAATCCATCAGGATATTTCACCTGGCGGGGAATCTGAAGTTGTTGTTTATTCGCGCGACTGGACCATTGCAACAATCATTCACCAGATTGAGCAGAAGAACATTGATTTAAACCCAAAATTTCAACGCCGTAACGCATGGAATGACGATAAACGAAGCATGTTAATTGAATCACTTATCGCGGGGCTTCCTGTGCCCGAAATAGTATTAGCCGAAGATCCCAATAAGCGGAAGGCATTTATTGTCATTGATGGGAAACAGCGGCTTCTAACAATCGCAGGGTATGTGGACCCAACAGTTGAATATTGGGGAAAAGCCGAACTAAAGAAGCTACAGCTTCGCAAGGAGTTGAATACAAAGACCTACGAGCAGCTTAAATCTGAAAACGCTTTAGCGGATGAATACAGAGAATTTATGAACGCCGATGTTCGTTGCACGATCATTTCTAATTTCAAATCAGACGACACCCTCTACGACATATTCTACCGCCTAAACACCGGTTCGGTACCTCTTAGCACGCAAGAACTAAGGCAGGTCCTGCACAAAGGACCTTTCGCCGACTACCTGATTCAGATAACGAATACGACTGAACCTTTGCATCGTATCATGAGGCTGAATGGCCCTGACACCCGGTTAAGGGATGTCGAAATAGTGCTGCGCTTCATAGCAATTGTTTTGTTTGGCCCTGAATACGAAGGCAACCTAAAAAAGTTTCTTGATGAGGCGATGAAGAGAGTGACTACCGATTGGACAAGATTAGAGCCAATTGTGGCAAAAATTTACAGCGACATGAATTGCGCAATTACTAATCTCGTTAAAGTCCTTGGCGAGAAAGCTGTGGGAAGGAAGTTTGTAGATGGTGATTGGGAAGGGCGATTCAATCGGGCTCTTTTTGAGGTAGAGGCATTCTATTTTCGGCTAATTCCTGATGCCAAGATCGCTGGTGGAAAGCGGAAGTTTGTTGCGGGTCTACAAAAGCTGTTTGATAACCCAGAGTTCAGGGCTTCAGTCGAAGCTACTACTAAAACAAAAGATCGCTACGAACTGCGTTTTCGTCGTTTCCAAGAACTTGTGAACGCATCATTTGGTACCAACATTAACGAACTCCCCATCGTAGCCTAA
- a CDS encoding HEPN domain-containing protein yields MVDVNALHGELTRYVGELAAKFVNQYIPANPETSPDTYAHDVKAYCILAHAAFEDFIEEVALSLTDYAAEQYRSQRKISDVTLALLCRYGAKLKIDDDETSIEIKPFDYLRNLVEEAKTSFSKEIHKNHGVSILYLRSLLIPVAIEITQDANQLNSLRKLSEGRGAYAHKARVRSVLAPEDAKRYVEDVLALCDDVRAKAVSEIARLQ; encoded by the coding sequence ATGGTTGACGTGAATGCGCTTCACGGGGAGCTGACGAGGTATGTTGGTGAATTAGCTGCAAAGTTTGTCAATCAGTACATACCTGCCAATCCAGAGACTTCTCCTGACACCTATGCCCATGATGTCAAGGCGTACTGCATACTCGCGCATGCGGCGTTTGAAGACTTTATTGAAGAAGTTGCTCTGAGTCTGACAGATTACGCCGCAGAACAGTATCGTTCCCAGCGAAAAATAAGTGATGTAACCCTCGCTCTCCTTTGTCGGTATGGCGCTAAGCTGAAAATCGACGATGATGAGACTTCTATTGAGATAAAACCTTTCGATTATTTAAGGAACCTTGTCGAAGAAGCAAAGACATCCTTTTCTAAGGAAATACATAAGAATCATGGCGTATCTATCCTCTATCTTAGGAGTCTGTTAATACCGGTTGCTATTGAAATTACGCAGGACGCGAATCAACTGAACTCTCTAAGGAAGCTCTCAGAAGGACGAGGCGCGTACGCTCACAAAGCCCGAGTGAGGAGTGTCCTAGCTCCCGAAGATGCAAAGCGATATGTTGAGGATGTTCTGGCTCTTTGCGATGATGTGCGGGCAAAGGCTGTGTCAGAAATCGCACGACTTCAATAA
- a CDS encoding HigA family addiction module antitoxin produces the protein MTKNGMRPIHPGEMLLEEFMKPSDPPINANTLAKALDVPANRITAIIKGQRGITGDTAVRLATFFNTTAEFWMNLQKTYELQLAEQALSVKVRKHIEQRREALVTA, from the coding sequence ATGACAAAAAACGGCATGCGACCAATTCATCCAGGTGAAATGTTGCTGGAAGAGTTCATGAAGCCATCAGATCCGCCGATTAATGCCAACACACTAGCCAAGGCCCTCGACGTGCCGGCGAATCGAATTACGGCAATTATTAAAGGGCAGCGTGGCATCACCGGAGATACCGCAGTGCGTCTGGCCACGTTCTTCAACACCACGGCGGAATTCTGGATGAATCTGCAGAAGACCTATGAGCTGCAGCTTGCCGAACAAGCTTTGTCGGTGAAAGTCAGGAAGCATATCGAGCAACGGAGAGAAGCACTCGTGACTGCTTGA
- a CDS encoding type II toxin-antitoxin system RelE/ParE family toxin, producing the protein MIRGFRDKTTEQFFAGKTVKEFSSFRKVAERKLTMLDNAADLKDLLSPAGNRLEKLKGDRIGQHSIRINDEWRICFVWMADGPHDVEITDYH; encoded by the coding sequence GTGATTCGTGGTTTTCGCGACAAGACGACGGAACAGTTCTTCGCCGGAAAGACTGTGAAGGAGTTTTCCAGTTTTAGAAAGGTGGCCGAGAGGAAACTCACGATGCTCGACAACGCGGCTGATCTGAAAGATCTCCTCTCACCGGCAGGAAATCGACTTGAAAAATTAAAAGGGGATCGGATCGGACAACACAGTATTCGAATTAACGATGAGTGGAGGATTTGTTTTGTGTGGATGGCTGATGGTCCCCACGACGTGGAGATCACCGACTACCACTGA
- a CDS encoding methane monooxygenase/ammonia monooxygenase subunit C, with protein sequence MASDKGYDISQWYDSKPWKIGWAAMLMMGIFWVLYQRAFGYSHGLDSMTPEFDSVWMGLWRFNIVANALFFAVSVGWIWTTRDRNLANLDPKLELKRYFYWMGWLACYIWGVYYAGSYTLEQDAAWHQVIIRDTSFTASHIVAFYGTFPLYITCGVSSYLYAQTRLPLYNQATSFALVAAVVGPMFILPNVGLNEWGHAFWFVDELFSAPLHWGFVTLGWCGLFGAAGGVAAQIVSRMSNLADVIWNNAPKSILDPFPSQVNPNAKAGY encoded by the coding sequence ATGGCAAGCGATAAAGGGTATGACATTTCGCAGTGGTACGATTCGAAGCCGTGGAAGATCGGGTGGGCGGCGATGTTGATGATGGGCATCTTTTGGGTTCTGTATCAACGGGCGTTTGGGTACTCGCACGGGTTGGATTCGATGACGCCGGAATTCGATTCCGTGTGGATGGGGCTGTGGCGATTTAACATTGTGGCGAACGCCCTGTTCTTTGCGGTGTCGGTGGGGTGGATCTGGACCACCCGAGACCGCAACCTGGCCAATCTCGACCCCAAACTGGAGTTGAAGCGGTATTTCTATTGGATGGGCTGGCTGGCCTGTTACATCTGGGGCGTGTACTACGCAGGCAGCTACACGTTGGAGCAGGATGCGGCGTGGCACCAAGTGATCATCCGGGACACGAGCTTCACGGCGAGCCACATTGTGGCGTTCTACGGGACGTTCCCGTTGTACATCACGTGCGGCGTATCCAGTTATCTGTATGCGCAGACGCGGCTGCCGCTCTATAACCAGGCGACCTCCTTTGCGCTGGTGGCGGCGGTGGTGGGGCCGATGTTCATTCTGCCGAACGTGGGACTCAATGAGTGGGGCCATGCGTTCTGGTTCGTGGATGAGCTGTTCTCGGCGCCGTTACACTGGGGCTTCGTGACGTTGGGCTGGTGCGGCTTGTTCGGGGCGGCCGGGGGCGTGGCGGCGCAGATCGTGAGCCGGATGTCGAATCTGGCGGACGTGATCTGGAACAACGCGCCGAAGAGCATCCTGGATCCGTTCCCCAGCCAGGTGAACCCCAACGCCAAGGCAGGGTACTAA
- the ftsH gene encoding ATP-dependent zinc metalloprotease FtsH produces MKSKIHTVLFWTVSGLAMILLLNLWNMPTRASEEEVIFSDFMAQLEKGGIEKVIIKGHHITAVLKDNSRLRTYSADYPDLIQVLRKKDVQIEVKPSGEGPWYVQFLMIWGPFLLLLGLWFFLMRRMQVGNEALSLVKSRAHMPTDERKRVTFSDVAGIDEAKEEVQETVDFLKDPRRFQKLGGRIPKGVLVVGPPGTGKTLLAKAIAGEAGVPFFSISGSDFVEMFVGVGASRVRNLFEQAKKHAPCIIFIDEIDAVGRSRGAGLGGGHDEREQTLNQLLVEMDGFDTTEGVILVAATNRPDVLDPALLRPGRFDRQVMVNHPDLRGRSEILKVHTKKVPVAADVELEKIARGTPGFSGADLENLVNEAALWAARRNKTEVGTVDFEMAKDKILMGAERKSMTLTDEEKRVTAYHEAGHALMAKLLSGTDPVHKVSIIPRGRALGVTMQLPTNDRHNYSQEFLYNRLAILMGGRVAEELAFKHVTTGAGNDLERATALARKMVCEWGMSEKLGPLVFGQNEESMFLGRSFGTRRDLSDEMALEIDLEIKRLVTESYERSKRLLTEQMVMLKALAEALLEKEVLDALEIEQIILRSSPMVSA; encoded by the coding sequence TTGAAAAGCAAGATTCACACAGTATTGTTTTGGACGGTGTCAGGCTTGGCCATGATATTGCTCCTCAACCTATGGAATATGCCCACACGTGCGTCAGAGGAAGAGGTCATTTTCAGCGATTTCATGGCCCAACTCGAAAAGGGCGGTATCGAGAAGGTCATCATCAAGGGACATCATATCACCGCTGTGCTGAAGGATAATTCCAGGCTTCGAACCTACTCGGCGGACTACCCTGATCTCATCCAGGTGCTGCGGAAAAAAGATGTTCAGATCGAAGTCAAACCATCCGGCGAAGGCCCCTGGTATGTCCAATTTCTCATGATCTGGGGGCCGTTCCTTCTCTTGCTCGGCTTGTGGTTCTTTCTCATGCGCCGAATGCAGGTTGGGAACGAGGCCTTGTCCCTCGTGAAGAGCAGAGCCCACATGCCGACGGATGAGCGGAAAAGGGTGACCTTTTCCGATGTGGCAGGCATTGATGAAGCGAAAGAGGAGGTCCAGGAAACGGTTGACTTTCTGAAGGACCCGCGAAGATTCCAGAAACTCGGCGGGCGCATTCCCAAGGGTGTCTTGGTCGTGGGCCCGCCTGGAACCGGAAAGACATTATTGGCGAAAGCGATTGCCGGAGAGGCGGGAGTCCCCTTCTTCAGCATCAGCGGTTCGGATTTTGTGGAAATGTTCGTGGGGGTCGGGGCTTCTCGCGTTCGTAATTTGTTCGAACAAGCGAAAAAACACGCTCCCTGCATCATTTTCATCGATGAGATCGACGCCGTCGGACGGTCAAGGGGGGCAGGCCTTGGCGGTGGACATGATGAGCGCGAGCAAACGCTCAACCAGTTGCTGGTCGAAATGGACGGATTTGATACGACGGAGGGCGTCATCCTGGTTGCAGCGACCAATCGGCCGGATGTGCTCGACCCGGCTCTGCTTAGGCCCGGCCGGTTCGATCGGCAAGTAATGGTGAATCATCCTGACCTGCGAGGTCGTTCGGAGATTCTTAAGGTGCATACGAAGAAAGTACCGGTTGCAGCCGACGTAGAACTGGAGAAGATTGCTCGAGGGACTCCCGGTTTCTCAGGCGCCGACTTGGAAAACTTGGTCAATGAGGCTGCGCTCTGGGCTGCTCGTCGGAACAAGACCGAGGTCGGAACCGTAGACTTCGAAATGGCAAAGGACAAGATCTTGATGGGCGCCGAGCGCAAGAGCATGACTCTCACGGACGAGGAAAAGCGGGTCACTGCCTATCATGAGGCAGGCCATGCCTTGATGGCCAAACTGCTGTCGGGCACCGATCCTGTTCACAAAGTGTCGATTATTCCGAGAGGCCGTGCATTAGGTGTGACCATGCAGTTGCCGACCAACGATCGCCACAATTATTCCCAAGAATTTTTGTACAACAGGTTGGCGATTCTCATGGGCGGAAGAGTGGCCGAAGAACTGGCATTCAAGCACGTTACGACCGGTGCAGGCAACGATTTGGAGCGTGCGACGGCTCTTGCGCGAAAAATGGTCTGCGAATGGGGCATGAGTGAAAAGCTTGGGCCGCTGGTGTTCGGGCAGAACGAGGAGTCGATGTTTCTGGGACGCTCCTTTGGGACCAGGCGTGATTTGAGTGATGAAATGGCACTGGAGATCGATCTGGAAATCAAACGTCTCGTCACTGAAAGCTACGAGCGGAGCAAAAGACTCCTGACCGAACAGATGGTGATGTTGAAGGCGCTGGCGGAAGCACTCTTGGAAAAAGAGGTGCTGGATGCTCTGGAAATCGAGCAGATTATTTTACGGTCTTCTCCGATGGTTTCTGCCTGA
- the amoA gene encoding methane monooxygenase/ammonia monooxygenase subunit A, whose amino-acid sequence MFRTDEIIKASKLPPEGVAMSRHIDYIYFIPILFVTIVGTFHMHFDLLAGDWDFWLDWKDRQWWPIVTPITAITFCAALQYYNWVNYRQPFGATITILALLAGKWVTIVAAWWWWSNYPYNFVMPSTLLPSAIVLDIVLLLTRNWTLTAVIGAWMFAALFYPTNWAIFAYSHTPLVVDGTLLSWADYMGFAYVRTGTPEYIRMIEVGSLRTFGGHSTMISSFFAAFASSLMYILWWQFGKFFCTSYFYLTDDRQRTTKVYDVFAYTTLAHGDKAKIGGKA is encoded by the coding sequence ATGTTTAGAACCGACGAGATTATTAAGGCCTCGAAGTTGCCGCCGGAAGGCGTCGCGATGTCCCGGCACATCGACTACATTTATTTCATTCCGATCTTGTTCGTCACCATCGTGGGCACGTTCCACATGCACTTCGACCTGCTGGCGGGCGACTGGGACTTCTGGTTGGACTGGAAGGATCGGCAGTGGTGGCCGATCGTGACGCCGATCACGGCCATTACCTTTTGCGCCGCCCTGCAGTACTACAATTGGGTGAACTACCGCCAGCCGTTTGGGGCCACGATCACCATCCTGGCGTTGCTCGCGGGGAAGTGGGTCACCATCGTGGCTGCCTGGTGGTGGTGGTCGAACTACCCCTACAACTTCGTCATGCCGTCCACGCTGCTGCCGAGTGCCATCGTCCTGGACATCGTGCTGTTGTTGACCAGAAACTGGACATTGACGGCGGTGATCGGGGCCTGGATGTTTGCGGCATTGTTCTATCCGACCAACTGGGCCATCTTTGCCTATAGCCATACGCCGCTCGTCGTCGATGGCACCTTGCTCTCCTGGGCGGACTACATGGGCTTCGCGTATGTCCGGACCGGGACGCCGGAGTATATTCGGATGATCGAGGTGGGCTCGCTGCGGACCTTCGGCGGGCACAGCACGATGATCTCCTCCTTCTTCGCCGCGTTCGCCTCGTCGTTGATGTACATTCTCTGGTGGCAGTTCGGGAAGTTCTTCTGTACCTCGTACTTCTACCTCACGGATGACAGACAGCGGACCACGAAGGTGTACGACGTATTTGCATACACCACGTTGGCTCACGGCGATAAGGCAAAAATCGGGGGGAAAGCATGA
- a CDS encoding methane monooxygenase/ammonia monooxygenase subunit C, which translates to MGLWRFNIVANALFFAVSVGWIWTTRDRNLANLDPKLELKRYFYWMGWLACYIWGVYYAGSYTLEQDAAWHQVIIRDTSFTASHIVAFYGTFPLYITCGVSSYLYAQTRLPLYNQATSFALVAAVVGPMFILPNVGLNEWGHAFWFVDELFSAPLHWGFVTLGWCGLFGAAGAWRRRS; encoded by the coding sequence ATGGGGCTGTGGCGATTTAACATCGTGGCCAACGCCCTGTTCTTTGCGGTGTCGGTGGGGTGGATCTGGACCACCCGGGACCGGAATCTGGCCAATCTCGACCCCAAACTGGAGTTGAAGCGGTACTTCTATTGGATGGGCTGGCTGGCCTGCTACATCTGGGGCGTGTACTACGCGGGCAGCTACACGTTGGAGCAGGATGCGGCGTGGCACCAAGTGATCATCCGGGACACGAGCTTCACGGCGAGCCACATTGTGGCGTTCTACGGGACGTTCCCGTTGTACATCACGTGCGGCGTATCCAGTTATCTGTATGCGCAGACGCGGCTGCCGCTCTATAACCAGGCGACCTCCTTTGCGCTGGTGGCGGCGGTGGTGGGGCCGATGTTCATTCTGCCGAACGTGGGACTCAATGAGTGGGGCCATGCGTTCTGGTTCGTGGATGAGCTGTTCTCAGCACCCTTACACTGGGGCTTCGTGACGTTGGGCTGGTGCGGCTTGTTCGGGGCGGCCGGGGCGTGGCGGCGCAGATCGTGA
- a CDS encoding methane monooxygenase/ammonia monooxygenase subunit C, producing MAASSEKGYDISQWYDSKPWKIGWAAMLMMGIFWVLYQRAFGYSHGLDSMTPEIRLRVDGAVAI from the coding sequence ATGGCGGCATCAAGCGAGAAAGGGTATGACATTTCGCAGTGGTACGATTCGAAGCCGTGGAAGATCGGGTGGGCGGCGATGCTGATGATGGGCATCTTTTGGGTCCTGTATCAACGGGCGTTTGGGTACTCGCACGGGTTGGATTCGATGACGCCGGAGATTCGACTCCGTGTGGATGGGGCTGTGGCGATTTAA
- a CDS encoding response regulator transcription factor gives MSKPRVLLADDHALVLEGFKKLLEEHCQVVGCVEDGRSLLDVAKRLRPDIVVLDISMPQLNGLDAARRLRKIVPQARLIFVTVHADPDYVNQAFKAGASAYLLKRSAGSELSLAIEAVKNGNYYVTSLIAKDLVQSAISETEPNIGRQNHLPVRQREILQLVAEGLTLKEIASTLGLSPKTVEYHKSKLMEQLGLHTTAELTKYALAHGLTPSSSE, from the coding sequence ATGAGCAAGCCTCGCGTGCTCTTGGCGGATGACCATGCACTGGTGCTGGAAGGTTTCAAAAAGTTGCTGGAAGAGCATTGTCAGGTGGTGGGGTGCGTGGAGGACGGTCGGTCTTTGCTGGATGTGGCGAAACGATTACGTCCGGACATCGTGGTCCTGGATATTTCAATGCCCCAACTGAACGGCCTTGATGCGGCGCGCCGTTTGCGAAAGATCGTCCCGCAGGCTCGATTGATTTTTGTAACAGTGCATGCCGATCCGGACTATGTCAATCAGGCCTTCAAGGCCGGCGCATCGGCCTACCTGCTGAAACGGTCGGCCGGATCCGAACTGTCATTGGCCATCGAGGCGGTGAAGAACGGCAATTATTACGTCACTTCTTTGATTGCAAAGGATCTTGTTCAATCCGCGATCTCTGAAACAGAGCCGAACATCGGTCGCCAGAATCACTTGCCGGTGCGCCAGCGAGAGATCCTCCAATTGGTGGCCGAAGGGCTGACTCTCAAAGAAATCGCGTCAACGCTGGGGCTCTCTCCGAAGACGGTCGAGTATCATAAGTCGAAGCTGATGGAGCAGCTGGGCCTCCATACGACGGCTGAACTCACAAAGTACGCGCTGGCCCACGGCCTCACCCCCTCATCATCTGAATAG
- a CDS encoding sensor histidine kinase, which translates to MLVSRARTGVFAGSIVVLMVGLLILHLPTEVAKSFLSLFPQQISTPFEMENLISVAREDVTALSPQAYDESSWKPLVIRVVSMALIGLPIWYLLQRREREEEIQRLDEGWAARLHARSEELLVVNNALVSEVSKRIDTEQSLEANRRDLRLLASQLLRLQEEERRRISRDLHDDINQRLALLSIDIEMLEQQLSDAPARTVSMVHTIHNRIVELSENVRRLAYQFHPSILDDLGLAIALRRLVDDFQARTGIGARFRCHDIPEHVAQDIVTCLYRVAQEGLANISRHARAKNIRVELRRLRDGLQLMISDDGVGFDVNQYDGRRGSLGLLSMKERVFLVAGTLDLQSTPGEGTRVCAWVPFKQERA; encoded by the coding sequence ATGCTTGTATCACGAGCTAGAACCGGGGTTTTTGCCGGCAGTATCGTCGTATTGATGGTCGGATTGCTGATTCTCCATCTCCCCACGGAAGTTGCGAAATCTTTCCTGTCGCTGTTTCCCCAACAAATATCGACGCCGTTCGAGATGGAAAACCTCATATCTGTGGCAAGGGAAGATGTCACCGCCCTCTCACCTCAGGCTTACGACGAATCTTCGTGGAAGCCTTTAGTTATTCGCGTCGTGAGCATGGCCTTAATCGGGCTGCCCATCTGGTACCTTCTACAACGTCGTGAACGTGAAGAGGAGATCCAGCGGCTCGATGAAGGTTGGGCGGCGCGCTTACATGCACGCAGCGAAGAGCTTCTAGTTGTCAATAACGCGCTCGTCAGCGAAGTGTCAAAACGAATCGATACTGAACAATCGCTCGAAGCCAACCGTCGGGACCTCCGCCTGCTTGCCTCGCAGCTCCTTCGCCTTCAGGAGGAGGAGAGACGGCGGATTTCGCGCGATCTGCATGACGACATCAATCAACGCCTGGCGCTCTTGTCGATCGACATCGAAATGTTGGAACAACAGCTTTCCGACGCCCCTGCCCGTACGGTCAGCATGGTGCACACGATTCATAACCGTATCGTCGAACTTTCCGAAAATGTTCGCCGCTTGGCCTATCAGTTCCACCCATCCATCCTTGACGACCTGGGCTTAGCTATTGCGCTCCGACGCCTCGTCGATGACTTTCAAGCCCGCACCGGTATCGGTGCCCGGTTTAGATGTCACGATATACCTGAACACGTGGCGCAAGACATCGTGACCTGCTTGTACCGCGTGGCACAAGAAGGCTTAGCAAACATTTCCCGCCATGCCAGGGCAAAAAATATTCGCGTCGAACTTCGGCGATTGCGAGACGGTCTCCAACTTATGATCAGCGATGATGGAGTGGGATTTGACGTGAATCAGTACGACGGTCGGCGAGGAAGCCTCGGTTTGTTGAGCATGAAGGAACGGGTTTTCCTGGTCGCCGGAACCCTGGATCTACAATCGACACCGGGCGAGGGGACACGTGTCTGCGCCTGGGTGCCGTTCAAACAGGAGCGTGCATGA
- the ttcA gene encoding tRNA 2-thiocytidine(32) synthetase TtcA — MHHRRFVHLFLSVVLSTGSQWSRYNLAMIVPPPPTSTPKLDDATEKIQTRLCRLVGQAIADYRLIEDGDKVMVCLSGGKDSYGLLDILLVLQRRAPICFDLIAVNLDQRQPGFPEHVLPQYLTNRGIPFHIESRDTYSIVKRLIPEGQTTCSLCSRLRRGHLYRIATELGATKIALGHHRDDITETLFLNLFYTGKLKAMPPKLRSKDGRHIVIRPLALVKEADLARYAELRGFPIIPCDLCGSQEDLKRKQMKTLLQQWERESPGCTDSVAAALTNVAPSLLMDPRLFDFKSLAATAKNQAEGDVWLDEEPSNRSDDRPS, encoded by the coding sequence TTGCACCATAGACGATTCGTACACCTTTTCCTGAGCGTGGTCCTGTCGACAGGATCACAATGGAGCCGGTACAATCTTGCCATGATCGTCCCGCCTCCTCCAACATCAACGCCGAAATTAGACGACGCCACGGAGAAGATACAGACGCGCCTTTGCCGGCTGGTGGGCCAGGCCATCGCCGACTACCGGCTCATTGAAGACGGTGATAAGGTGATGGTGTGCCTGTCGGGCGGTAAGGACAGTTATGGTTTACTGGATATCCTGCTTGTATTGCAACGCCGAGCACCCATTTGTTTTGATCTGATTGCGGTCAACCTCGATCAACGGCAACCGGGCTTTCCGGAACATGTGCTCCCTCAATATCTGACTAACCGCGGCATTCCGTTTCACATTGAATCCCGCGATACCTACTCGATCGTGAAGCGACTCATCCCGGAGGGGCAGACGACCTGTTCGTTGTGCTCGCGGTTACGACGAGGACACCTCTATCGCATTGCGACTGAGCTTGGCGCCACCAAGATTGCGCTGGGCCATCACCGCGATGATATCACCGAGACCTTGTTCTTGAATCTCTTCTATACGGGCAAGCTGAAGGCGATGCCTCCCAAGCTTCGTTCCAAGGACGGACGACACATTGTCATCCGACCGTTGGCATTGGTCAAAGAAGCCGACCTCGCGCGATATGCGGAGCTGCGAGGATTTCCGATCATTCCTTGCGACCTCTGCGGCTCTCAAGAAGATTTGAAACGAAAACAAATGAAGACGTTGCTTCAGCAGTGGGAACGGGAGTCACCTGGTTGTACGGACAGCGTTGCCGCGGCATTGACCAATGTCGCGCCGTCTCTCTTGATGGATCCTCGTCTCTTTGATTTCAAGTCGTTGGCGGCGACAGCGAAAAATCAGGCCGAGGGTGATGTCTGGTTAGATGAAGAACCGTCGAACCGAAGTGATGATCGTCCTTCTTGA
- a CDS encoding putative zinc-binding metallopeptidase, whose translation MDRTVSDVLKAPAIGQEAPNWASWPDDTLLDLPMCDLHLGLKGGFLEQPIAELTRELEGRGLLFRPHFWLSNEWFTPDGVPGIAVPFYLAHPRLAKLEQAQMLEVEGGTTEWCLRILRHEAGHAIENAYKIRRRKTRRHIFGKSSQRYPLYYSPRPYSRSFVRHLDLWYAQSHPDEDFAETFAVWLTPDSLWEERYRGWPVLKKLKYVDGLMKELRGASPSVTTREEIDPLPSLKTTLREHYERKRRHYGIERQSQYDPDLKRLFSTMPSHASKLSAATFLNRFRREVRRKVAGWTGEYQYTIDQVLEDMIQRCRELNLRVPVAEEQAKLDFTILLTVHTMNFLRSGRHRVAL comes from the coding sequence ATGGACCGTACGGTTTCCGATGTACTGAAGGCTCCTGCCATCGGCCAGGAAGCGCCCAACTGGGCCTCCTGGCCGGATGATACGCTGTTGGACCTCCCGATGTGCGACCTGCACCTCGGGCTCAAGGGGGGATTCCTCGAGCAGCCCATCGCCGAGTTAACTCGGGAACTGGAAGGCCGTGGATTGTTGTTTCGTCCGCACTTCTGGCTCTCCAACGAGTGGTTTACTCCCGATGGGGTTCCCGGCATCGCCGTCCCCTTCTACCTGGCCCATCCTCGCCTGGCAAAACTGGAACAAGCCCAAATGCTGGAAGTGGAAGGCGGCACCACGGAATGGTGTTTGCGCATTCTTCGTCACGAAGCTGGCCACGCGATCGAAAATGCCTACAAAATCCGCCGGCGAAAAACCCGTCGGCACATTTTCGGCAAGTCTTCTCAACGGTACCCGCTGTACTACTCCCCCCGCCCCTATAGCCGGAGTTTCGTGCGCCACTTGGACTTGTGGTACGCGCAAAGCCATCCGGACGAAGACTTCGCCGAGACCTTTGCCGTGTGGCTGACGCCGGACTCTTTATGGGAGGAACGGTACCGGGGGTGGCCGGTGCTCAAGAAGCTCAAGTATGTCGACGGGCTCATGAAGGAACTCAGAGGAGCCTCACCCTCCGTAACCACTCGCGAAGAGATCGATCCGCTCCCTAGTTTGAAAACAACCCTTCGCGAACACTATGAGCGCAAGCGGAGACATTATGGAATCGAAAGACAGTCACAATACGACCCGGACTTAAAGCGACTCTTTTCCACCATGCCGAGCCATGCGAGCAAGCTGAGCGCCGCAACCTTCCTGAACCGTTTTCGTCGAGAAGTGCGACGGAAGGTCGCCGGTTGGACCGGCGAATACCAATACACGATCGACCAAGTGCTGGAGGATATGATTCAGCGGTGCCGCGAACTGAACCTTCGGGTTCCAGTAGCGGAAGAACAAGCCAAGCTCGATTTCACCATCCTGCTGACCGTTCACACCATGAACTTTTTGCGAAGTGGACGGCATCGAGTGGCGCTATGA